A DNA window from Setaria viridis chromosome 2, Setaria_viridis_v4.0, whole genome shotgun sequence contains the following coding sequences:
- the LOC117842893 gene encoding uncharacterized protein, which yields MEDFMAVAAQVVGGAVLQEMVSRGASLVLGKRKDKASQGHYLERLRKAIHEVEFVLERTAKLPITEVSLLRDRIELKRDFIQAASLLNRNKKRQAQGQQEISQAATSSSSSQEGLVTPTSMFCFSSFISSSMIKDELWLTCDDVERFEQFADSARSILTKVESGCSLRRWMSFSSPLVRHLFEWKTLIYTRVQAGQERRFSMWPARLEEDQRGVEAHIEYKYLDRKRPDKSFSLWFVLRLSESTDIAGVAMDCLQSLASQFKLDEVDTAMGELTLLANLQDVSHSNAPPMLGIQEKHCKIIQTCRPNPLCCIERGHGRPCVNSIDSTELSHVLPEAVILFKFKCYISAKDCNLRSSFHGVAKRSLMRDHQRPPLKLTVSLHPHCVQEEQQLQASYAVEVIGKNDEECIDVSIQHVGETIRSNAINCFLHQPQIMKYSIRWVTKHGVAKFDAKKRKHIRSRCTQNQQAGPRQEQKQRQGG from the coding sequence ATGGAGGACTTCATGGCGGTAGCGGCACAAGTGGTGGGTGGAGCCGTTCTTCAGGAGATGGTGAGCAGAGGCGCCTCCTTGGTGCTGGGCAAACGCAAGGACAAGGCCTCACAAGGACACTACCTGGAGAGGCTCAGGAAGGCCATCCACGAGGTGGAGTTCGTCCTGGAGAGAACAGCGAAACTGCCGATCACAGAGGTCTCTCTGCTTCGCGACAGGATTGAGCTGAAGCGTGACTTCATCCAGGCCGCATCTCTGCTCAACAGGAACAAGAAGCGGCAGGCACAAGGCCAGCAGGAGATCTCGCAAGCGGCAACGAGTTCCTCCTCATCTCAAGAAGGTTTGGTTACTCCTACTTCCATGTTTTGCTTCTCATCTTTCATCAGCAGCAGCATGATCAAGGATGAGTTGTGGTTGACCTGCGACGATGTCGAGAGATTTGAGCAGTTTGCAGATTCTGCACGAAGCATACTAACAAAGGTGGAGTCTGGTTGTTCACTCCGGCGTTGGATGTCTTTCTCCAGCCCTCTCGTCAGGCACCTCTTCGAATGGAAAACCCTGATCTACACAAGGGTGCAAGCAGGCCAAGAGCGCAGGTTCTCCATGTGGCCCGCACGTCTAGAAGAAGATCAGCGCGGCGTGGAGGCGCATATTGAGTACAAGTATTTGGATCGCAAGAGGCCTGACAAAAGTTTCTCTCTTTGGTTTGTGCTGAGGCTCTCAGAGAGCACAGACATAGCTGGGGTTGCCATGGATTGCCTGCAGTCGTTGGCATCCCAGTTCAAGCTTGATGAGGTTGACACTGCAATGGGAGAACTCACCCTACTAGCTAATCTACAAGACGTCTCCCATTCGAATGCTCCTCCCATGCTTGGCATTCAGGAGAAGCATTGCAAAATCATTCAAACGTGTCGCCCCAATCCATTATGCTGCATAGAAAGAGGGCACGGACGACCTTGTGTTAACAGCATCGACTCGACAGAGCTATCACACGTACTCCCAGAGGCAGTAATTCTTTTCAAATTCAAGTGCTACATTTCAGCAAAAGATTGCAACTTGCGTAGCTCATTTCATGGAGTGGCTAAAAGAAGTCTCATGAGAGACCACCAGAGGCCACCTTTAAAGCTGACGGTTTCCTTGCATCCTCACTGTGTGCAGGaagagcagcagctgcaggcaAGTTATGCAGTCGAGGTAATTGGAAAAAATGATGAAGAATGTATAGATGTTAGCATACAACATGTCGGTGAGACGATAAGATCAAATGCTATAAATTGTTTTCTACATCAGCCACAGATCATGAAGTACTCGATCAGGTGGGTCACTAAACATGGTGTTGCCAAGTTTGATGCTAAAAAGCGAAAGCACATAAGGAGCAGGTGCACCCAAAACCAGCAGGCAGGTCCTagacaagaacaaaagcaaAGACAAGGTGGTTGA
- the LOC117846573 gene encoding protein RBL → MNAPIVDPYQGEFPEIIEEYLQHGTMKCIAFNRTGTLLAAGCSKGSCVIWDFETKGLAREFHDKDYSASITSVSWSKYGHRLLASATDKSLTLWDVSSGEKISRITLEKTPLHASLQPSCPTPSICLACPLSSAPLLVDLDTGSTRFLPVSVSENSNPSAHNPRNKFADGTPPFTPTAAIFDKHGDLIYVGNSKGEILIVDSKSIQVHAVIPIPGGAVVKDIVLSRDGRYLLTNSNDRVIRVYKNILPVKGSGEEIRNISSNSNDYESHYDKLKVNGASCLILSCELSDSITKTQWKTPCFSGNGQWIVGASANKGEHRLQIWDQAGPLVKILDGPKEAVIDLAWHPAEPTIATVSVTGLVYIWAKEHVENWSAFAPDFEELEENEEYAEREDEFDLNPREEEAEEVSIDEDADIDIETFEKNAMFSDVEDSVDEIVFLPAIPSPDVPDEQPVKCLESSSKLEDSSHSGSPSSMAAVQDGQAIPMASSPMEVNYSAAEDPAELPISKRVRRLSMKGLESLQFEKDKTPATKSKSNGKPAKSSAFDDEATEDEEVNIET, encoded by the exons ATGAACGCGCCCATCGTCG ATCCATATCAGGGGGAATTTCCGGAGATAATTGAGGAGTACTTGCAGCATGGTACCATGAAATGTATCGCGTTTAACCGTACAGGGACACTTCTTGCTG CTGGATGCTCAAAAGGTAGCTGTGTTATCTGGGACTTCGAAACAAAGGGGCTAGCAAGAGAATTTCATGATAAAGATTACAGTGCATCTATAACAAGTGTGTCCTGGTCCAAGTATGGCCACCGTTTGCTCGCCTCTGCTACTGACAAGTCATTGACACTTTGGGATGTGtcatctggggaaaagatttcCCGAATAACTCTTGAGAAGACTCCGTTGCATGCCAGTCTTCAACCTAGTTGTCCAACACCATCTATTTGTTTGGCATGTCCTCTGTCTTCTGCACCTCTACTTGTTGATTTGGATACCGGAAGTACCAGATTTCTCCCTGTTTCTGTATCTGAGAACAGTAACCCCTCTGCACATAATCCCCGTAATAAATTTGCGGATGGTACCCCACCTTTTACACCAACAGCTGCAATATTTGATAAGCATGGGGATCTGATATATGTGGGCAACTCCAAGGGAGAAATTTTGATCGTAGATTCAAAAAGCATACAGGTACATGCAGTAATTCCGATCCCTGGTGGAGCTGTTGTTAAGGATATTGTTTTAAGTCGGGATGGCCGATATCTGCTGACAAATTCTAATGATCGGGTCATTAGAGTCTACAAGAATATTCTGCCTGTTAAAGGTTCTGGAGAGGAGATTAGAAACATAAGCAGCAACAGTAATGACTATGAAAGTCACTATGATAAGTTAAAAGTAAATGGTGCTAGCTGCCTTATTCTTTCCTGTGAACTTTCTGATTCCATCACCAAGACACAGTGGAAGACACCATGTTTCAGTGGTAATGGTCAGTGGATAGTTGGCGCTTCTGCAAACAAAGGTGAGCACAGGTTGCAAATATGGGACCAAGCAGGGCCCCTTGTAAAGATCCTTGATGGTCCAAAGGAAGCTGTCATTGATCTTGCCTGGCATCCTGCTGAACCTACAATTGCTACAGTATCTGTAACAGGCCTTGTATACATTTGGGCCAAAGAGCATGTGGAGAACTGGAGTGCGTTTGCTCCTGATTTTGAAGAATTAGAAGAAAATGAAGAGTATGCTGAACGAGAGGACGAGTTTGACCTGAACCCACGTGAAGAAGAG GCTGAGGAAGTATCAATAGACGAGGATGCTGATATTGATATTGAGACATTTGAGAAGAATGCAATGTTCAGTGATGTGGAGGATTCAGTGGATGAGATCGTCTTCTTACCAGCAATTCCTTCGCCAGATGTTCCTGATGAGCAGCCAGTGAAATGCCTTGAAAGCTCATCAAAGTTGGAGGATAGCAGCCATTCTGGTTCCCCATCCTCAATGGCTGCTGTACAGGATGGTCAAGCTATTCCTATGGCATCAAGCCCAATGGAAG TGAACTACTCTGCTGCTGAAGACCCAGCTGAACTGCCAATCTCAAAGCGGGTGAGGCGTCTGTCCATGAAGGGGCTTGAGTCGTTGCAATTTGAGAAGGACAAAACGCCAGCAACAAAGAGCAAGTCCAACGGCAAGCCCGCAAAATCCAGTGCctttgatgatgaagcaacTGAGGACGAAGAGGTTAACATCGAAACCTAG
- the LOC117843029 gene encoding uncharacterized protein isoform X2: MAEMVGSAVVQEGMSRAFSFMLGKHLEKASEGHSAERLEMALSELEFALERTAKLPITEASLLRRRKLLKRGYVEGIDLLNKHKLQGHQERPGVKRKRWITCSKNLSISSFGGLNTDGVRRFEWFADCAGKFVRDVESGCSLRHHTFCNPLVRHLLNGKALKYEMVQGSQVREFFIRPAFLGERGVEASLHFQYMDRSMPEKSFRLLLWLRVSESTDLVAIAIRCTESLTFLSKPAAESAIAELTLLPNVLDSAYAMPWVGNNELYVLITKLSRQDPVCCTADGQGSSNIMLSELSQIFPEQVIAFRFESLISAPKYCSSCSSDGLCCTKVQPPTLLLSASFWPHTELMIEATEFRRGSLEETSNMARKVAMECLISQKELKEHTVRWASKHGAALFCVKSVPHTASVRCPIPEELPREKAIEGGVFQLSAARQEHSPASMILRSQHRIRSRRLALGSRCCMLVQ; this comes from the exons ATGGCTGAAATGGTGGGCTCAGCAGTTGTTCAGGAGGGCATGAGCAGAGCTTTCTCATTCATGTTAGGCAAGCATTTGGAGAAGGCATCCGAAGGCCACAGTGCAGAGAGGCTCGAGATGGCACTCTCTGAATTGGAGTTTGCTCTTGAAAGGACCGCAAAGCTGCCAATCACAGAGGCCTCGCTGCTTCGCCGCAGGAAATTGTTGAAGCGTGGCTACGTTGAGGGTATAGATCTGCTCAACAAGCACAAGCTGCAAGGCCACCAAGAGAGGCCAGGGGTAAAGCGTAAACGATGGATTACTTGTTCTAAGAATCTGTCCATCTCATCTTTTGGTGGGCTGAATACGGATGGTGTTAGGAGATTTGAGTGGTTCGCAGATTGCGCGGGCAAGTTTGTAAGAGATGTGGAGTCTGGATGTTCTCTCCGGCACCACACCTTCTGCAACCCTCTTGTCAGGCATCTTCTCAATGGGAAAGCTCTCAAATATGAAATGGTTCAAGGAAGTCAAGTACGTGAATTTTTCATTCGCCCTGCATTTTTAGGAGAGCGTGGTGTAGAGGCATCACTGCATTTTCAGTATATGGATCGCAGTATGCCAGAGAAGAGCTTCCGTCTACTGTTGTGGCTACGAGTATCAGAAAGCACGGACTTGGTTGCGATTGCTATTAGATGCACAGAGTCATTAACATTTCTGTCGAAGCCTGCAGCAGAATCTGCAATTGCAGAACTTACCCTACTACCAAATGTACTGGACAGTGCCTATGCTATGCCGTGGGTTGGCAATAACGAGCTCTATGTCCTAATAACAAAACTTTCTCGCCAAGATCCAGTATGTTGCACGGCAGATGGGCAGGGCTCTAGCAACATCATGTTGTCAGAGTTATCACAGATATTTCCAGAGCAAGTCATTGCATTCCGTTTTGAGTCCTTAATTTCAGCACCAAAATATTGCTCGAGTTGCTCATCTGACGGCTTGTGTTGCACCAAAGTACAGCCCCCAACTCTTCTGCTGTCAGCTTCTTTCTGGCCTCATACAGAGCTCATGATAGAAGCAACGGAGTTTAGACGTGGTAGCCTAGAAGAAACAAGCAATATGGCAAGGAAAGTGGCAATGGAGTGTCTTATCAGTCAAAAAGAGCTGAAGGAACATACAGTGCGCTGGGCCTCCAAGCATGGCGCTGCATTGTTTTGTGTGAAGTCAGTTCCCCATACTGCAAGTGTGCGCTGCCCAATACCTGAAGAGCTGCCAAGAGAGAAGGCAATAGAAGGTGGAG TTTTCCAGCTGAGTGCAGCACGTCAGGAACATTCCCCTGCTTCGATGATATTGCGATCTCAACATCGTATTCGTTCCAGGAGGCTTGCATTGGGTAGTCGCTGCTGCATGCTGGTGCAATAA
- the LOC117843029 gene encoding uncharacterized protein isoform X1 translates to MSFLWQKRSGSTKFLMAEMVGSAVVQEGMSRAFSFMLGKHLEKASEGHSAERLEMALSELEFALERTAKLPITEASLLRRRKLLKRGYVEGIDLLNKHKLQGHQERPGVKRKRWITCSKNLSISSFGGLNTDGVRRFEWFADCAGKFVRDVESGCSLRHHTFCNPLVRHLLNGKALKYEMVQGSQVREFFIRPAFLGERGVEASLHFQYMDRSMPEKSFRLLLWLRVSESTDLVAIAIRCTESLTFLSKPAAESAIAELTLLPNVLDSAYAMPWVGNNELYVLITKLSRQDPVCCTADGQGSSNIMLSELSQIFPEQVIAFRFESLISAPKYCSSCSSDGLCCTKVQPPTLLLSASFWPHTELMIEATEFRRGSLEETSNMARKVAMECLISQKELKEHTVRWASKHGAALFCVKSVPHTASVRCPIPEELPREKAIEGGVFQLSAARQEHSPASMILRSQHRIRSRRLALGSRCCMLVQ, encoded by the exons ATGA GTTTCTTATGGCAGAAAAG GTCTGGTTCAACCAa GTTCCTCATGGCTGAAATGGTGGGCTCAGCAGTTGTTCAGGAGGGCATGAGCAGAGCTTTCTCATTCATGTTAGGCAAGCATTTGGAGAAGGCATCCGAAGGCCACAGTGCAGAGAGGCTCGAGATGGCACTCTCTGAATTGGAGTTTGCTCTTGAAAGGACCGCAAAGCTGCCAATCACAGAGGCCTCGCTGCTTCGCCGCAGGAAATTGTTGAAGCGTGGCTACGTTGAGGGTATAGATCTGCTCAACAAGCACAAGCTGCAAGGCCACCAAGAGAGGCCAGGGGTAAAGCGTAAACGATGGATTACTTGTTCTAAGAATCTGTCCATCTCATCTTTTGGTGGGCTGAATACGGATGGTGTTAGGAGATTTGAGTGGTTCGCAGATTGCGCGGGCAAGTTTGTAAGAGATGTGGAGTCTGGATGTTCTCTCCGGCACCACACCTTCTGCAACCCTCTTGTCAGGCATCTTCTCAATGGGAAAGCTCTCAAATATGAAATGGTTCAAGGAAGTCAAGTACGTGAATTTTTCATTCGCCCTGCATTTTTAGGAGAGCGTGGTGTAGAGGCATCACTGCATTTTCAGTATATGGATCGCAGTATGCCAGAGAAGAGCTTCCGTCTACTGTTGTGGCTACGAGTATCAGAAAGCACGGACTTGGTTGCGATTGCTATTAGATGCACAGAGTCATTAACATTTCTGTCGAAGCCTGCAGCAGAATCTGCAATTGCAGAACTTACCCTACTACCAAATGTACTGGACAGTGCCTATGCTATGCCGTGGGTTGGCAATAACGAGCTCTATGTCCTAATAACAAAACTTTCTCGCCAAGATCCAGTATGTTGCACGGCAGATGGGCAGGGCTCTAGCAACATCATGTTGTCAGAGTTATCACAGATATTTCCAGAGCAAGTCATTGCATTCCGTTTTGAGTCCTTAATTTCAGCACCAAAATATTGCTCGAGTTGCTCATCTGACGGCTTGTGTTGCACCAAAGTACAGCCCCCAACTCTTCTGCTGTCAGCTTCTTTCTGGCCTCATACAGAGCTCATGATAGAAGCAACGGAGTTTAGACGTGGTAGCCTAGAAGAAACAAGCAATATGGCAAGGAAAGTGGCAATGGAGTGTCTTATCAGTCAAAAAGAGCTGAAGGAACATACAGTGCGCTGGGCCTCCAAGCATGGCGCTGCATTGTTTTGTGTGAAGTCAGTTCCCCATACTGCAAGTGTGCGCTGCCCAATACCTGAAGAGCTGCCAAGAGAGAAGGCAATAGAAGGTGGAG TTTTCCAGCTGAGTGCAGCACGTCAGGAACATTCCCCTGCTTCGATGATATTGCGATCTCAACATCGTATTCGTTCCAGGAGGCTTGCATTGGGTAGTCGCTGCTGCATGCTGGTGCAATAA
- the LOC140221785 gene encoding uncharacterized protein, which translates to MPKILRYYLDSMAMVPHSVGGSSGVSLAYPLLSSTNYTAWAIKVEAILDAQGLWEAVNPAEGEVADARKDKTARAQLLQALPEDILLQVSQKKTAKELWDSLKTRFVGADRVKAARLSTLKGEFDLLRMKEGEPLDDYAGKISGMAAKYVNLGATLDDSAMVKKLLDTVPDRLYPVVAGIEQFCDVEKMPFEEALGRLKAFDERSQRRTQASETDHGQLLLTAAEWQAREKLKSPGKKGKCYNCGVR; encoded by the coding sequence atGCCCAAGATCCTGCGCTACTACCTCGACTCCATGGCGATGGTTCCGCACAGTGTCGGGGGAAGTAGCGGTGTCTCGCTCGCGTACCCGCTGCTCTCATCGACGAACTACACCGCGTGGGCGATCAAGGTGGAGGCCATCCTTGATGCTCAGGGCCTTTGGGAGGCCGTGAATCCGGCGGAAGGCGAGGTGGCGGACGCACGGAAGGACAAGACGGCGAGGGCACAACTTCTTCAAGCGCTACCGGAGGACATTCTCTTGCAGGTGTCACAAAAGAAGACGGCGAAAGAGCTTTGGGATAGCCTCAAGACGAGGTTTGTCGGAGCCGACCGCGTCAAGGCTGCTCGTCTTTCAACCTTGAAAGGCGAATTCGACTTGCTGCGCATGAAGGAGGGGGAGCCATTGGATGACTACGCCGGCAAAATTAGTGGTATGGCGGCGAAGTACGTCAACCTCGGCGCAACACTTGACGACTCCGCCATGGTTAAGAAGCTCCTCGACACCGTCCCAGATCGGCTCTACCCAGTCGTTGCAGGGATCGAGCAGTTTTGTGACGTGGAGAAGATGCCTTTTGAGGAGGCGCTTGGGAGGTTGAAGGCCTTCGACGAGCGTTCTCAACGGCGCACTCAAGCTAGCGAGACCGATCATGGTCAGCTCCTGCTCACGGCGGCCGAGTGGCAGGCTCGGGAGAAGCTCAAGTCTCCGGGAAAGAAAGGTAAATGCTACAATTGCGGCGTCCGTTGA
- the LOC117843029 gene encoding uncharacterized protein isoform X3 yields the protein MSFLWQKRSGSTKFLMAEMVGSAVVQEGMSRAFSFMLGKHLEKASEGHSAERLEMALSELEFALERTAKLPITEASLLRRRKLLKRGYVEGIDLLNKHKLQGHQERPGVKRKRWITCSKNLSISSFGGLNTDGVRRFEWFADCAGKFVRDVESGCSLRHHTFCNPLVRHLLNGKALKYEMVQGSQVREFFIRPAFLGERGVEASLHFQYMDRSMPEKSFRLLLWLRVSESTDLVAIAIRCTESLTFLSKPAAESAIAELTLLPNVLDSAYAMPWVGNNELYVLITKLSRQDPVCCTADGQGSSNIMLSELSQIFPEQVIAFRFESLISAPKYCSSCSSDGLCCTKVQPPTLLLSASFWPHTELMIEATEFRRGSLEETSNMARKVAMECLISQKELKEHTVRWASKHGAALFCVKSVPHTASVRCPIPEELPREKAIEGGGSEAIALRIQKCPTRGKT from the exons ATGA GTTTCTTATGGCAGAAAAG GTCTGGTTCAACCAa GTTCCTCATGGCTGAAATGGTGGGCTCAGCAGTTGTTCAGGAGGGCATGAGCAGAGCTTTCTCATTCATGTTAGGCAAGCATTTGGAGAAGGCATCCGAAGGCCACAGTGCAGAGAGGCTCGAGATGGCACTCTCTGAATTGGAGTTTGCTCTTGAAAGGACCGCAAAGCTGCCAATCACAGAGGCCTCGCTGCTTCGCCGCAGGAAATTGTTGAAGCGTGGCTACGTTGAGGGTATAGATCTGCTCAACAAGCACAAGCTGCAAGGCCACCAAGAGAGGCCAGGGGTAAAGCGTAAACGATGGATTACTTGTTCTAAGAATCTGTCCATCTCATCTTTTGGTGGGCTGAATACGGATGGTGTTAGGAGATTTGAGTGGTTCGCAGATTGCGCGGGCAAGTTTGTAAGAGATGTGGAGTCTGGATGTTCTCTCCGGCACCACACCTTCTGCAACCCTCTTGTCAGGCATCTTCTCAATGGGAAAGCTCTCAAATATGAAATGGTTCAAGGAAGTCAAGTACGTGAATTTTTCATTCGCCCTGCATTTTTAGGAGAGCGTGGTGTAGAGGCATCACTGCATTTTCAGTATATGGATCGCAGTATGCCAGAGAAGAGCTTCCGTCTACTGTTGTGGCTACGAGTATCAGAAAGCACGGACTTGGTTGCGATTGCTATTAGATGCACAGAGTCATTAACATTTCTGTCGAAGCCTGCAGCAGAATCTGCAATTGCAGAACTTACCCTACTACCAAATGTACTGGACAGTGCCTATGCTATGCCGTGGGTTGGCAATAACGAGCTCTATGTCCTAATAACAAAACTTTCTCGCCAAGATCCAGTATGTTGCACGGCAGATGGGCAGGGCTCTAGCAACATCATGTTGTCAGAGTTATCACAGATATTTCCAGAGCAAGTCATTGCATTCCGTTTTGAGTCCTTAATTTCAGCACCAAAATATTGCTCGAGTTGCTCATCTGACGGCTTGTGTTGCACCAAAGTACAGCCCCCAACTCTTCTGCTGTCAGCTTCTTTCTGGCCTCATACAGAGCTCATGATAGAAGCAACGGAGTTTAGACGTGGTAGCCTAGAAGAAACAAGCAATATGGCAAGGAAAGTGGCAATGGAGTGTCTTATCAGTCAAAAAGAGCTGAAGGAACATACAGTGCGCTGGGCCTCCAAGCATGGCGCTGCATTGTTTTGTGTGAAGTCAGTTCCCCATACTGCAAGTGTGCGCTGCCCAATACCTGAAGAGCTGCCAAGAGAGAAGGCAATAGAAGGTGGAG GTTCTGAAGCCATTGCATTAAGAATACAAAAATGCCCTACTCGTGGAAAAACTTAA
- the LOC140221774 gene encoding uncharacterized protein: MQGGRNLTVWDPITGGQTELGGGDFMYRSLSAAVLCAAAGCHHDDCHGGPFLVVWIGRDSAEGPVHVSVYSSRVGSWGASISANVAVDDFINPSRGVLVGDAIFFMLTMSARILKYDLVKHHLSVIDPPAMYDKGIYLVPTEDNLLGIAGISGSSLYLWSRKANAEGVEGWVQCRVLELRTLLPVGNNPFTKAVVIGFAESTRVMFMFTDVGIFIIELNSGLAKKISEPEIYYPIVPFMSFYTPGMVLELCLLI; encoded by the coding sequence ATGCAGGGTGGGAGGAACCTCACCGTCTGGGATCCAATCACCGGTGGTCAGACggagctgggcggcggcgacttCATGTACAGGTCCTTGTCCGCGGCGGTGCTCTGCGCCGCGGCCGGATGCCACCATGACGACTGCCATGGAGGCCCCTTCCTCGTGGTCTGGATTGGCAGAGACAGCGCGGAGGGGCCAGTGCACGTGTCCGTGTACTCATCGCGAGTTGGTTCGTGGGGAGCGTCGATTTCTGCTAACGTCGCCGTTGATGACTTCATCAACCCCAGTCGTGGTGTCCTTGTCGGAGATGCAATCTTCTTCATGCTTACGATGAGTGCCAGAATTCTCAAGTATGACTTGGTTAAGCATCACTTGTCTGTGATTGACCCGCCGGCAATGTACGACAAGGGCATTTACCTCGTGCCAACCGAGGACAATTTGCTTGGGATCGCTGGCATCAGCGGTTCGAGCCTTTACCTGTGGTCGAGGAAGGCGAACGCAGAGGGAGTTGAAGGATGGGTGCAGTGCAGGGTGCTCGAGCTTCGGACTCTGTTACCAGTTGGCAATAACCCTTTCACAAAGGCTGTTGTGATTGGTTTTGCCGAGAGTACTCGTGTCATGTTCATGTTCACGGATGTTGGTATATTCATTATCGAGCTCAACTCAGGACTGGCAAAGAAGATAAGCGAGCCTGAGATCTACTATCCCATCGTACCCTTCATGAGCTTCTACACACCGGGTATGGTTCTGGAACTTTGCTTGTTAATTTGA